One window from the genome of Polynucleobacter sp. MWH-Svant-W18 encodes:
- a CDS encoding TIGR02450 family Trp-rich protein: protein MHCPVIENPSASMNPLSPKKLLLTKWTAVKPIAKQKHFLVSKVILPEPSNEKIEWVEIEAVMTKKVTRIAWRDLTNSSLWIQGWK, encoded by the coding sequence ATGCACTGCCCTGTGATTGAGAATCCATCCGCTTCGATGAATCCGCTGAGCCCTAAAAAATTACTACTCACTAAATGGACCGCAGTCAAACCTATTGCCAAGCAAAAACATTTTTTAGTCAGCAAGGTGATTCTGCCGGAGCCTTCAAATGAAAAGATTGAGTGGGTCGAGATAGAAGCAGTCATGACAAAAAAAGTTACTCGAATTGCGTGGCGGGATCTGACGAACAGCTCGCTTTGGATTCAGGGCTGGAAATAA
- a CDS encoding group II truncated hemoglobin — translation MSEKQTQSIYEAIGGIDKVDELVDRFYDLMALESSFTDLRAMHPQDLSNSREKLKFFLTGWMGGPDIYSPKYGHPMLRARHLPFKIGLKERNQWLACMYQALEDCGIVGNVAKQLEESFFNTADWMRNQPN, via the coding sequence ATGAGTGAAAAACAGACCCAGAGTATCTATGAGGCTATTGGTGGGATCGACAAGGTCGACGAGCTGGTGGACCGCTTCTATGATTTGATGGCTCTGGAGTCCAGTTTTACCGATCTTAGAGCCATGCATCCCCAAGATCTTTCCAACTCTCGGGAGAAGCTCAAATTCTTTCTGACTGGCTGGATGGGAGGTCCGGACATCTATTCACCTAAATATGGGCACCCGATGCTGCGGGCAAGACACCTCCCCTTCAAAATTGGCCTCAAAGAGCGCAATCAATGGCTCGCCTGTATGTACCAAGCACTAGAGGACTGCGGCATTGTAGGAAATGTGGCCAAGCAGCTAGAAGAGTCTTTTTTTAATACAGCCGACTGG
- a CDS encoding fumarylacetoacetate hydrolase family protein — translation MDTNRRDALKLGASAAVSSMFISNVMAAPGDQQKIVVEPMTGKAGLRIANYLPKMGATSRLGLVTNDGFVVDIPAEAARQKMELSFDPTSMISLAASGNRGLVELAAIFKNRSANLANVNQVILLSPIPKPQSNIYCVGWNYLDHFEEGLQNREDKTVKEYPKVPVLFTKGTQTMNGPFDPIPYDAGISTMIDWEAELAVVIGKKGKNISEENAMDYVYGYTAYNDTTARDIQQKRQSGQWFKGKSLDGHGPMGPWVVTAGGVNLQDTRIICRVNGVEKQNASYKQMYFKIPAIIAELSRGLTLLPGDIIATGTPSGVGYSRKPPEFLKPGDMVETEITGVGIIRNKIA, via the coding sequence GTGGATACAAATCGGAGAGATGCTCTGAAGTTAGGTGCATCAGCTGCTGTGAGCAGTATGTTTATTTCAAATGTGATGGCCGCCCCTGGCGATCAACAAAAAATTGTGGTCGAGCCAATGACTGGCAAAGCCGGATTACGAATCGCCAACTATCTACCAAAAATGGGGGCCACTTCTCGTTTAGGCTTGGTGACCAATGATGGTTTTGTGGTGGATATTCCTGCAGAAGCCGCTCGTCAAAAAATGGAACTGTCATTTGACCCCACCTCGATGATTTCCTTAGCGGCTTCTGGTAATCGTGGTTTGGTGGAATTAGCTGCAATCTTTAAAAACCGCAGCGCCAATCTTGCCAATGTGAATCAAGTCATCTTGTTGTCACCCATCCCGAAGCCACAGAGCAATATTTATTGTGTGGGCTGGAACTATCTTGACCATTTTGAAGAAGGCCTACAAAACCGCGAAGACAAGACAGTGAAAGAGTATCCAAAGGTGCCCGTGCTCTTTACTAAAGGCACGCAAACCATGAATGGTCCGTTTGATCCCATTCCTTATGATGCTGGCATCTCAACCATGATTGACTGGGAGGCCGAGCTTGCTGTCGTGATTGGTAAAAAGGGCAAGAATATCTCCGAAGAAAACGCTATGGATTACGTGTATGGTTACACAGCCTATAACGACACGACTGCACGCGATATTCAGCAAAAGCGCCAGTCAGGTCAATGGTTCAAAGGTAAGAGTTTGGATGGGCATGGTCCGATGGGTCCGTGGGTAGTGACGGCTGGCGGAGTGAACTTGCAAGACACTCGCATCATCTGTCGAGTGAACGGCGTTGAAAAACAGAATGCTAGTTATAAGCAGATGTACTTCAAGATCCCCGCGATTATTGCCGAGCTATCACGTGGTTTGACATTATTACCAGGCGACATTATTGCTACAGGAACACCATCAGGTGTCGGCTACAGCAGAAAGCCTCCAGAGTTTTTAAAGCCAGGCGACATGGTGGAAA